The Chaetodon trifascialis isolate fChaTrf1 chromosome 17, fChaTrf1.hap1, whole genome shotgun sequence genome has a segment encoding these proteins:
- the eva1bb gene encoding eva-1 homolog Bb — MEPVKRDMELLSNSMATYAHIKANPESFALYFMMGVCFGLLMALCLLVAGIACRTRRHPRPPPSPERRQLKESSEEEDDESIAEEDVEEAEIPKMTMGPMSDRSSQSNGTLRSVNVFASAEELEKARRLEERERIVREIWRNGQPDILVTGTGTIGRVHYH, encoded by the exons ATGGAGCCTGTTAAGAGAGATATGGAGCTGCTCAGTAACAGCATGGCGACCTACGCTCACATCAAAG CAAACCCAGAGAGCTTCGCCCTCTACTTCATGATGGGCGTCTGTTTCGGCCTCCTCATGGCGCTGTGCCTCCTGGTGGCGGGCATCGCCTGCAGGACTCGCCGCCACCCCAGGCCTCCCCCTTCTCCCGAGAGGAGACAGCTGAAGGAGTCCagcgaggaagaggatgatgagaGTATCGcggaggaggatgtggaggaggCTGAGATCCCTAAAATGACAATGGGGCCCATGAGTGATCGCAGCAGCCAGTCTAACGGTACTCTGAGGAGCGTGAATGTGTTCGCGTCagctgaggagctggagaaggccCGACgtctggaggagagggagcgaaTCGTCAGGGAGATCTGGAGGAACGGGCAGCCGGACATCCTGGTCACAGGGACGGGGACTATTGGACGAGTGCATTACCACTAA
- the thrap3b gene encoding thyroid hormone receptor-associated protein 3b isoform X1, which translates to MSKAPDSPARSRSRSRSRSRSYSRSHSRSRSRSRSRKRRYSSRSRSRSRSHSPSYRNYPTRDYQNNRGGFRGYNRGYRRPYHYRGRNRGYFQRGHYQNRGGGGGYGYKANWQGGGGGWHDRHHDQDHHSHSPRRGRSRTPRKRSGSRSRSRYSDRSSSGRSRRSRRSSYSSRSRSSSPRHRSKGKPGAKETKEKQTENQPEKSGQAADGTAIEKASGGKWIDYDTSPKRTTPETKKEDASVGPDGKGPGSGGPLWKTIGSPSPPPAKSPTKSGQTASFSGFGFFSKEEAKTGDSTMISAAFKKFLAENKSKKQAAEKENGRDKEQSTVDREREKGIKSGDLFNILSTSFTDSKEDKTVPFFDAGEEEFLKCHGLKERDLEEDGEAKTTLTARDIFGKWGDEPSYSTSYPSIKEKSRRDAEEADTLDPMEEEMYRSRKHSSKKEDKPKKKEKKEKERPRRSPSPPATSREKERPLFPGAFPPREGSPARHLAASREDFELRIGSSDEMPSSSLSKDRVLPRDLINPTKKDPEFRSIFQHIQSAQLRRSPSELFAQHIVSIVHYIKAQHFHSSDMTLSERFAMYQRKAAEVEMRKPRKSPEIHRRIDVSPSAFKRHSHLFEDMEESSYKDPSQKFKGDVMDLRLDIERRKRFAGKERDYKREGGRSPGGSRGPSRERSSEKSGKHHKKSKKGKKKRDRSPSSSSSSSSPSPYPPPFRGKEYMGEGMEHSEEGYAQPRYPPRDYSGPADRGPRDYEGHGAERGRGRGFFPRVRGRGWSRGNYPGNNSNGNPANMNPPLRPPEEEWDPEYTPKSRKYYLHDDRDGEKTWIDNRGRGRGSFPARRGRFVYRKGGSSPKWTHDMFQGGEEGELGDDNIEVERKETKSAGDASALKQ; encoded by the exons ATGTCAAAAGCTCCGGATTCTCCTGCTCGGTCCCGCTCCAGATCAAGGTCCAGATCGAGATCTTACTCCAGATCTCACTCCAGAAGCCGCTCCCGCTCACGATCCAGAAAACGTCGCTACAG tTCTAGGTCTCGTTCTCGCTCTCGTTCTCATTCTCCGTCCTACAGAAACTATCCTACCAGGGACTATCAGAATAACAGAGGTGGGTTCAGAGGCTACAACCGAGGCTACCGAAGACCCTACCACTACCGTGGCAGGAACCGAGGCTATTTCCAACGCGGCCATTACCAGAACAGGGGAGGAGGCGGTGGTTATGGCTATAAGGCCAATTGGCAGGGTGGCGGTGGAGGTTGGCATGATCGCCACCATGACCAGGACCACCACTCACACAGCCCCAGGAGGGGACGCTCACGCACACCGAGGAAGCGCTCAGGCAGTCGGAGCCGCTCCCGCTACTCTGACCGCTCGTCTTCGGGGAGATCTCGACGCTCCAGGCGCTCCAGCTACTCTTCACGGTCCCGGTCCTCATCACCACGCCATCGCAGCAAAGGCAAGCCTGGCGCCAAGGAAACTaaggaaaagcaaacagaaaatcaacCAGAGAAATCAGGTCAGGCAGCAGACGGCACTGCCATCGAGAAGGCCTCTGGAGGAAAATGGATTGACTATGACACCAGCCCTAAAAGAACCACCCCGGAAACTAAGAAAGAGGACGCTTCCGTTGGTCCTGATGGCAAAGGACCCGGGAGTGGCGGTCCTCTGTGGAAAACCATCGGCAGCCCGTCGCCCCCTCCAGCAAAGAGCCCCACAAAGTCTGGACAAACAGCCTCCTTCAGCGGCTTTGGGTTCTTCTCAAAGGAAGAGGCCAAAACTGGAGATAGCACTATGAtctctgctgccttcaaaaA GTTCTTGGCTgagaataaaagcaaaaagcagGCCGCTGAAAAGGAGAACGGTCGCGACAAGGAGCAGAGCACCGtggacagagagcgagagaaaggaATCAAGTCTGGGGACCTTTTCAACATCTTGTCCACTTCCTTCACCGACTCGAAGGAAGACAAGACTGTGCCTTTCTTTGACGCTGGAGAAGAGGAGTTCCTCAAGTGTCACGGGCTGAAAGAAAGGGACCTTGAGGAGGATGGCGAGGCCAAAACCACCCTCACAGCTCGGGACATTTTCGGAAAATGGGGCGACGAGCCAAGCTATTCAACATCGTACCCGTCAATTAAAGAGAAAAGCCGGAGAGACGCCGAAGAGGCGGACACCCTGGATcccatggaggaggagatgtaCCGAAGCCGCAAGCACAGCTCCAAGAAAGAGGACAAGCccaagaagaaggagaagaaagaaaaggagaggccCAGAAGGAGTCCGTCCCCTCCCGCAACTTCCAGAGAGAAGGAGCGGCCGCTGTTCCCCGGAGCGTTCCCTCCTCGTGAGGGGTCACCTGCCCGACACCTGGCTGCATCAAGGGAGGACTTTGAACTGAGAATCGGTTCTTCAGATGAAATGCCCAG ctcTTCCCTGTCTAAAGATCGCGTCCTGCCCCGAGATCTGATCAATCCCACTAAGAAAGATCCGGAGTTTCGTTCCATTTTCCAGCACATTCAGTCAGCACAGCTCCGTCGCAGCCCCTCTGAGCTGTTTGCTCAGCACATAGTCTCAATTGTGCACTACATCAAAG CTCAACATTTCCACTCCTCAGACATGACTTTAAGTGAGCGGTTTGCCATGTaccaaagaaaagctgcagaggtAGAAATGAGGAAGCCAAGGAAGAGCCCAGAAATCCACAG GAGAATTGATGTTTCCCCCAGTGCCTTTAAGAGGCACTCTCACCTGTTTGAGGATATGGAGGAGTCAAGCTACAAG GACCCAAGTCAAAAGTTCAAAGGTGACGTGATGGACCTTCGCCTGGATATTGAAAGGCGTAAGAGGTTTGCAGGGAAGGAGCGTGACTACAAGCGTGAGGGCGGCAGGAGCCCAGGAGGCTCCCGAGGACCGAGCAGAGAGAGGTCCTCTGAGAAATCCGGGAAACACCACAAGAAATCAAA GAAGGGCAAAAAGAAGCGGGATCGCtcgccatcctcctcctcctcttcatcctctccgtCCCCTTATCCTCCACCTTTCAGGGGTAAGGAGTACATGGGAGAGGGGATGGAGCACTCGGAGGAGGGCTACGCTCAGCCTCGTTATCCTCCACGGGACTACAGCGGGCCCGCAGACAGAGGGCCTCGAGATTACGAGGGCCACGGCGCAGAGCGAGGCCGAGGCCGCGGATTT TTCCccagagtgagagggagaggttGGTCCAGGGGAAATTATCCCGGCAACAACAGCAATGGAAACCCTGCTAATATGAATCCTCCACTGCGCCCTCCGGAGGAGGAGTGGGACCCTGAATACACACCCAAGAGCAGGAAGTATTATCTG CACGATGACCGCGATGGCGAGAAAACCTGGATAGACAACCGTGGAAGAGGCCGCGGCTCCTTCCCGGCTCGCCGCGGACGCTTCGTCTACCGCAAGGGAGGGAGCAGCCCGAAGTGGACCCACGACATGTTccaggggggagaggagggggagctgGGAGACGACAATATAGAAGTAGAGCGTAAGGAAACGAAGAGCGCCGGAGACGCCTCCGCCCTGAAGCAGTAG
- the thrap3b gene encoding thyroid hormone receptor-associated protein 3b isoform X2, with translation MSKAPDSPARSRSRSRSRSRSYSRSHSRSRSRSRSRKRRYRNYPTRDYQNNRGGFRGYNRGYRRPYHYRGRNRGYFQRGHYQNRGGGGGYGYKANWQGGGGGWHDRHHDQDHHSHSPRRGRSRTPRKRSGSRSRSRYSDRSSSGRSRRSRRSSYSSRSRSSSPRHRSKGKPGAKETKEKQTENQPEKSGQAADGTAIEKASGGKWIDYDTSPKRTTPETKKEDASVGPDGKGPGSGGPLWKTIGSPSPPPAKSPTKSGQTASFSGFGFFSKEEAKTGDSTMISAAFKKFLAENKSKKQAAEKENGRDKEQSTVDREREKGIKSGDLFNILSTSFTDSKEDKTVPFFDAGEEEFLKCHGLKERDLEEDGEAKTTLTARDIFGKWGDEPSYSTSYPSIKEKSRRDAEEADTLDPMEEEMYRSRKHSSKKEDKPKKKEKKEKERPRRSPSPPATSREKERPLFPGAFPPREGSPARHLAASREDFELRIGSSDEMPSSSLSKDRVLPRDLINPTKKDPEFRSIFQHIQSAQLRRSPSELFAQHIVSIVHYIKAQHFHSSDMTLSERFAMYQRKAAEVEMRKPRKSPEIHRRIDVSPSAFKRHSHLFEDMEESSYKDPSQKFKGDVMDLRLDIERRKRFAGKERDYKREGGRSPGGSRGPSRERSSEKSGKHHKKSKKGKKKRDRSPSSSSSSSSPSPYPPPFRGKEYMGEGMEHSEEGYAQPRYPPRDYSGPADRGPRDYEGHGAERGRGRGFFPRVRGRGWSRGNYPGNNSNGNPANMNPPLRPPEEEWDPEYTPKSRKYYLHDDRDGEKTWIDNRGRGRGSFPARRGRFVYRKGGSSPKWTHDMFQGGEEGELGDDNIEVERKETKSAGDASALKQ, from the exons ATGTCAAAAGCTCCGGATTCTCCTGCTCGGTCCCGCTCCAGATCAAGGTCCAGATCGAGATCTTACTCCAGATCTCACTCCAGAAGCCGCTCCCGCTCACGATCCAGAAAACGTCGCTACAG AAACTATCCTACCAGGGACTATCAGAATAACAGAGGTGGGTTCAGAGGCTACAACCGAGGCTACCGAAGACCCTACCACTACCGTGGCAGGAACCGAGGCTATTTCCAACGCGGCCATTACCAGAACAGGGGAGGAGGCGGTGGTTATGGCTATAAGGCCAATTGGCAGGGTGGCGGTGGAGGTTGGCATGATCGCCACCATGACCAGGACCACCACTCACACAGCCCCAGGAGGGGACGCTCACGCACACCGAGGAAGCGCTCAGGCAGTCGGAGCCGCTCCCGCTACTCTGACCGCTCGTCTTCGGGGAGATCTCGACGCTCCAGGCGCTCCAGCTACTCTTCACGGTCCCGGTCCTCATCACCACGCCATCGCAGCAAAGGCAAGCCTGGCGCCAAGGAAACTaaggaaaagcaaacagaaaatcaacCAGAGAAATCAGGTCAGGCAGCAGACGGCACTGCCATCGAGAAGGCCTCTGGAGGAAAATGGATTGACTATGACACCAGCCCTAAAAGAACCACCCCGGAAACTAAGAAAGAGGACGCTTCCGTTGGTCCTGATGGCAAAGGACCCGGGAGTGGCGGTCCTCTGTGGAAAACCATCGGCAGCCCGTCGCCCCCTCCAGCAAAGAGCCCCACAAAGTCTGGACAAACAGCCTCCTTCAGCGGCTTTGGGTTCTTCTCAAAGGAAGAGGCCAAAACTGGAGATAGCACTATGAtctctgctgccttcaaaaA GTTCTTGGCTgagaataaaagcaaaaagcagGCCGCTGAAAAGGAGAACGGTCGCGACAAGGAGCAGAGCACCGtggacagagagcgagagaaaggaATCAAGTCTGGGGACCTTTTCAACATCTTGTCCACTTCCTTCACCGACTCGAAGGAAGACAAGACTGTGCCTTTCTTTGACGCTGGAGAAGAGGAGTTCCTCAAGTGTCACGGGCTGAAAGAAAGGGACCTTGAGGAGGATGGCGAGGCCAAAACCACCCTCACAGCTCGGGACATTTTCGGAAAATGGGGCGACGAGCCAAGCTATTCAACATCGTACCCGTCAATTAAAGAGAAAAGCCGGAGAGACGCCGAAGAGGCGGACACCCTGGATcccatggaggaggagatgtaCCGAAGCCGCAAGCACAGCTCCAAGAAAGAGGACAAGCccaagaagaaggagaagaaagaaaaggagaggccCAGAAGGAGTCCGTCCCCTCCCGCAACTTCCAGAGAGAAGGAGCGGCCGCTGTTCCCCGGAGCGTTCCCTCCTCGTGAGGGGTCACCTGCCCGACACCTGGCTGCATCAAGGGAGGACTTTGAACTGAGAATCGGTTCTTCAGATGAAATGCCCAG ctcTTCCCTGTCTAAAGATCGCGTCCTGCCCCGAGATCTGATCAATCCCACTAAGAAAGATCCGGAGTTTCGTTCCATTTTCCAGCACATTCAGTCAGCACAGCTCCGTCGCAGCCCCTCTGAGCTGTTTGCTCAGCACATAGTCTCAATTGTGCACTACATCAAAG CTCAACATTTCCACTCCTCAGACATGACTTTAAGTGAGCGGTTTGCCATGTaccaaagaaaagctgcagaggtAGAAATGAGGAAGCCAAGGAAGAGCCCAGAAATCCACAG GAGAATTGATGTTTCCCCCAGTGCCTTTAAGAGGCACTCTCACCTGTTTGAGGATATGGAGGAGTCAAGCTACAAG GACCCAAGTCAAAAGTTCAAAGGTGACGTGATGGACCTTCGCCTGGATATTGAAAGGCGTAAGAGGTTTGCAGGGAAGGAGCGTGACTACAAGCGTGAGGGCGGCAGGAGCCCAGGAGGCTCCCGAGGACCGAGCAGAGAGAGGTCCTCTGAGAAATCCGGGAAACACCACAAGAAATCAAA GAAGGGCAAAAAGAAGCGGGATCGCtcgccatcctcctcctcctcttcatcctctccgtCCCCTTATCCTCCACCTTTCAGGGGTAAGGAGTACATGGGAGAGGGGATGGAGCACTCGGAGGAGGGCTACGCTCAGCCTCGTTATCCTCCACGGGACTACAGCGGGCCCGCAGACAGAGGGCCTCGAGATTACGAGGGCCACGGCGCAGAGCGAGGCCGAGGCCGCGGATTT TTCCccagagtgagagggagaggttGGTCCAGGGGAAATTATCCCGGCAACAACAGCAATGGAAACCCTGCTAATATGAATCCTCCACTGCGCCCTCCGGAGGAGGAGTGGGACCCTGAATACACACCCAAGAGCAGGAAGTATTATCTG CACGATGACCGCGATGGCGAGAAAACCTGGATAGACAACCGTGGAAGAGGCCGCGGCTCCTTCCCGGCTCGCCGCGGACGCTTCGTCTACCGCAAGGGAGGGAGCAGCCCGAAGTGGACCCACGACATGTTccaggggggagaggagggggagctgGGAGACGACAATATAGAAGTAGAGCGTAAGGAAACGAAGAGCGCCGGAGACGCCTCCGCCCTGAAGCAGTAG